The proteins below come from a single Faecalibaculum rodentium genomic window:
- a CDS encoding flavodoxin yields the protein MNDTLVVFFSGNDPKKSATADAARNLASVTGADLYEIRPQNPYSKDFNIVVQEAQRDKDMDARPALAGPSIDVKPYRTIILGFPNWCGTAPMPVFSFLDEHMKDGSLIGKRIIPFVINDGSGMQHSVDDLKTHYPELDIEEGEAFEHNKLDNASLKAIDWIQELM from the coding sequence ATGAACGATACACTGGTTGTCTTTTTTTCCGGCAACGACCCGAAAAAATCCGCCACGGCAGATGCTGCCAGAAACCTGGCGAGCGTGACGGGTGCGGACCTGTATGAGATCCGGCCCCAGAACCCTTATTCGAAGGACTTCAACATCGTGGTCCAGGAAGCGCAGCGGGACAAGGACATGGATGCCCGGCCGGCCCTGGCAGGACCTTCCATTGATGTGAAACCCTACCGGACCATCATTCTGGGATTCCCCAACTGGTGCGGCACGGCCCCGATGCCGGTCTTCTCGTTTCTGGATGAACACATGAAGGACGGCTCGCTGATCGGCAAGCGGATCATTCCGTTTGTCATCAATGATGGATCAGGGATGCAGCACTCGGTGGACGATCTCAAGACCCATTATCCGGAGCTGGATATCGAAGAGGGCGAGGCGTTCGAGCACAACAAGCTGGACAATGCCAGTCTCAAGGCCATCGACTGGATCCAGGAACTGATGTAG
- a CDS encoding transposase, giving the protein MIHGRQTPARSSHHADGGQTADGGLTFCTSDGTVYENPRYLARSGRKLKREQKKLSRRQKGSNRYNRQRQKVNRLHAKVRHQRQDQIHKMTTGMTERYDESVIEDLNVSGMVKNHKLARSICDTGFHQIRRMLEYKWAQKGRKLSVTD; this is encoded by the coding sequence GTGATTCACGGAAGGCAGACTCCGGCGCGCTCCTCTCACCATGCCGATGGTGGCCAGACTGCCGACGGTGGCCTGACTTTCTGCACCTCAGATGGAACAGTGTATGAGAACCCGAGATATCTGGCCAGAAGCGGAAGGAAGCTCAAAAGAGAACAGAAAAAGCTCTCCCGCAGGCAGAAAGGTTCCAATCGATATAACAGACAGAGACAGAAAGTGAACCGTCTGCATGCGAAGGTCCGGCACCAGAGACAGGACCAGATCCACAAGATGACGACCGGAATGACGGAAAGATACGATGAGAGCGTGATAGAGGACCTGAATGTGAGCGGGATGGTCAAAAACCATAAGCTGGCCAGATCCATCTGTGATACAGGGTTCCATCAGATCCGTCGGATGCTTGAATACAAATGGGCCCAGAAAGGCAGGAAGCTTTCAGTCACCGATTGA